A genome region from Manis javanica isolate MJ-LG chromosome 3, MJ_LKY, whole genome shotgun sequence includes the following:
- the LOC108401757 gene encoding LOW QUALITY PROTEIN: vomeronasal type-1 receptor 90-like (The sequence of the model RefSeq protein was modified relative to this genomic sequence to represent the inferred CDS: inserted 2 bases in 1 codon; substituted 1 base at 1 genomic stop codon) — MGGNSKPPSTIGVRNAFFSEVAIGILANTVLLLFHIXEHRPKPTDPTIAHLAGTHTVMLITVGYMAMGIFGSPSLWNDFNCKSLIYLYKLMRGLSICTTCWLSVLQPVILSPRSSYLAKFKCKSSRSNLASFLCLXVYNMAISSRSLLSTVATPNVTSGHLLLVTVSCSLWPQNYFLRQIFFTLVAFQDVTFLGLMAFSSGYMVLLLWRHKRQSTLHSNSTKRSSKASPEKRAMQNILLLVGLFVAMYCVDCAVSSPRTVWYSEPVRLYVQILMANGYATISPLLLISTKNRMITFFKSCWEGK, encoded by the exons ATGGGAGGAAACAGCAAGCCTCCTAGTACTATTGGCGTAAGAAATGCCTTTTTCTCTGAAGTTGCCATTGGGATCTTGGCCAACacagtcctcctccttttccACAT CGAGCACAGGCCCAAGCCCACCGACCCGACCATCGCTCATCTGGCTGGGACCCACACGGTGATGCTCATCACTGTGGGTTACATGGCCATGGGTATTTTTGGGTCTCCTAGTCTCTGGAACGACTTCAACTGTAAGTCACTTATCTACTTGTATAAGCTGATGAGGGGCCTCTCCATTTGCACCACGTGCTGGCTGAGCGTGCTCCAGCCCGTCATCCTTAGCCCCAGAAGCTCCTATCTGGCAAAGTTCAAATGTAAATCCTCACGATCTAACCtggcttcctttctctgcttATGAGTCTACAATATGGCCATTAGCAGTCGCTCCTTACTGTCCACTGTTGCCACCCCTAATGTGACCTCTGGCCATCTTCTGCTTGTCACTGTATCCTGCTCTCTTTGGCCCCAAAACTACTTCCTCAGGCAGATATTTTTCACACTGGTGGCCTTCCAGGACGTCACCTTCTTGGGGCTCATGGCTTTCTCGAGTGGCTACATGGTGCTGCTCCTGTGGAGGCATAAGAGGCAGTCGACCTTGCATTCTAACAGCACCAAACGTTCTTCAAAAGCTTCCCCCGAAAAGAGGGCCATGCAGAACATCCTGTTGCTGGTGGGGCTCTTTGTGGCCATGTACTGTGTGGACTGTGCTGTCTCCTCCCCCAGGACGGTGTGGTACAGTGAGCCTGTCCGTCTGTATGTCCAGATTCTTATGGCCAATGGCTATGCCACCATCAGTCCTCTGCTGCTAATCAGCACCAAAAATCGAATGATCACTTTCTTTAAATCATGTTGGGAAGGAAAGTAA